In a single window of the Aminomonas paucivorans DSM 12260 genome:
- a CDS encoding efflux transporter outer membrane subunit has translation MTTSGLLAALILGSFFHLDMGPAMTKPVTDVPVSWSGPVSGDLITPRTAWWTLFREPVLDRCVEEAFRNNRNLEQALARVEQARAVLGETRSQQSPEVNLQVEAARARVIEGANGSSNPTNTNDVLGAVSYEADLWSKLRKATTAAKLQLLSSEAARDTVRLSLAGQVAKAYFSLRGQDQQLQIAQETLQTRKEALALRKLLYEKGRTSELDYRQDQSETAVAAVKVRQMENAVARSEHALLVLMGRNPQEQVANQVTRGVSLDALPQPPEIPPGLPSQLLERRPDIRQSEQDYLAALAKIGEAKAAQFPTLSLTGLFGSASPELEDLFTGPTAWELAGKLLAPLVDGGKRKSRVKKAEAAARESLGIYDQTVRTAFQETLDALVGNTKAQEILTLQTEQEKAQSRAYELAKAKYEGGYASHLDLLDAQRQLFQVQLDLEGSRTDRLNAVVDLCLALGGGWDTASADQTPKAQAPKP, from the coding sequence ATGACCACCAGCGGACTCTTGGCGGCCCTGATCCTGGGGTCCTTCTTCCACCTGGACATGGGACCGGCCATGACCAAGCCGGTCACCGACGTGCCTGTCTCCTGGTCGGGCCCGGTCTCCGGGGACCTGATCACCCCCCGGACGGCCTGGTGGACCCTGTTCCGCGAGCCCGTCCTGGACCGGTGCGTGGAGGAGGCCTTCCGCAACAACCGGAACCTGGAACAGGCCCTGGCCCGGGTGGAACAGGCTCGGGCGGTGCTGGGAGAGACCCGGTCCCAGCAGTCTCCGGAGGTCAACCTCCAGGTGGAGGCGGCCCGGGCCCGGGTGATCGAGGGGGCCAACGGTTCCTCCAACCCCACCAACACCAACGACGTGCTGGGGGCGGTGTCCTACGAGGCGGACCTGTGGAGCAAGCTCCGCAAGGCCACCACGGCGGCCAAGCTGCAGCTCCTCTCCAGCGAGGCGGCTCGGGACACGGTGCGCCTTTCCCTGGCGGGGCAGGTGGCCAAGGCCTACTTCTCCCTCCGGGGGCAGGACCAGCAGCTTCAGATCGCCCAGGAAACCCTCCAGACCCGCAAGGAGGCCCTGGCCCTGCGGAAGCTCCTGTACGAAAAGGGCCGGACCAGCGAGTTGGACTACCGGCAGGACCAGTCGGAGACCGCCGTGGCGGCGGTGAAGGTGCGGCAGATGGAGAACGCCGTGGCCCGATCGGAGCACGCCCTGCTGGTGCTCATGGGGCGCAACCCCCAGGAGCAGGTGGCGAACCAGGTGACCCGGGGGGTCAGCCTGGACGCCCTGCCCCAGCCCCCGGAGATCCCCCCCGGGTTGCCCTCCCAGCTTCTGGAGCGGCGTCCGGACATCCGGCAGTCGGAACAGGACTACCTGGCAGCCCTGGCGAAGATCGGGGAGGCCAAGGCGGCGCAGTTTCCCACCCTGTCCCTCACGGGGCTCTTCGGCAGCGCCTCCCCGGAGCTGGAGGACCTCTTCACCGGGCCCACGGCCTGGGAGCTGGCGGGGAAGCTCCTCGCTCCCCTGGTGGACGGAGGCAAGCGCAAGTCCCGGGTGAAGAAGGCCGAAGCGGCGGCCCGGGAGTCCCTGGGGATCTACGACCAGACGGTTCGCACGGCCTTCCAGGAGACCCTGGATGCCCTGGTGGGCAACACCAAGGCCCAAGAGATCCTGACCCTCCAAACGGAGCAGGAGAAGGCCCAGAGCCGGGCCTACGAGCTGGCCAAGGCCAAGTACGAGGGGGGCTACGCCAGCCACCTGGACCTGCTGGACGCCCAGAGGCAGCTTTTTCAGGTGCAGCTGGACCTGGAGGGCTCCCGCACCGACCGCCTGAACGCGGTGGTGGACCTGTGCCTGGCCCTGGGGGGCGGCTGGGACACCGCCTCGGCGGACCAGACCCCGAAGGCCCAGGCCCCCAAGCCGTAG
- a CDS encoding methyltransferase domain-containing protein: METIGSLAKRLGLGRSTLMHYERLGLLSPSGRTEGGYRLYGEADLRRLERIRTFREAGLPLQTIRELLDRPDPEGLDRALEEQLRALNEEQRRVRRRQARVCSLLSREAGGEAPSPKDWVDLFARAGLSREDAVLWHRELERSFPELHHQILAALGYSESDIILRRKGGIPMDATPLATHVFFEAFRNLPRLNPGSRETTLRGLALAGSLPQAPEILELGCGEGTVAMLLAEATGGTVTALDLHQHYLDTLTERARARGLEDRIRPVQGDVAALPFPDHSFDLVWGEGIVFVLGMERALAEWRRLLRPGGWLALSEAFLAEGPLPEEVRTFWERVYPQALSAEENAALFRAAGYRNVGHFVQPDGDWWEPYYTPLGKRLPALREKYQEEPEALGVLAGIQEEIDLRRRWPETYGYVFVTGQV, encoded by the coding sequence ATGGAGACCATCGGGAGTCTGGCGAAGCGGCTGGGGCTGGGGCGGAGCACCCTGATGCACTACGAACGGCTGGGACTCCTCTCTCCCTCCGGGCGCACCGAGGGAGGCTACCGGCTCTACGGAGAGGCGGACCTGCGGCGTCTGGAGCGGATCCGCACCTTCCGGGAGGCGGGCCTTCCTCTCCAGACCATCCGGGAGCTGCTGGACCGCCCCGACCCGGAGGGGCTGGACCGGGCGCTGGAGGAACAGCTCCGGGCGCTCAACGAGGAGCAGCGCCGGGTGAGGCGCCGCCAGGCCCGAGTCTGCTCCCTCCTGTCCCGGGAGGCGGGGGGCGAGGCCCCCTCCCCGAAGGACTGGGTGGATCTGTTCGCCCGGGCGGGGCTTTCCCGAGAGGACGCGGTCCTCTGGCACCGGGAGCTGGAACGCTCCTTCCCGGAGCTGCACCACCAGATCCTGGCGGCCCTGGGCTATTCGGAATCGGACATCATTCTGCGACGAAAAGGAGGCATTCCCATGGACGCGACGCCGCTTGCGACGCACGTGTTTTTCGAGGCCTTCCGGAACCTGCCCCGGCTCAATCCGGGGTCCCGGGAGACCACCCTTCGGGGCCTCGCTCTGGCGGGCTCCCTGCCCCAGGCCCCGGAGATCCTGGAACTGGGCTGCGGGGAGGGCACGGTGGCGATGCTCCTGGCGGAGGCCACCGGAGGGACCGTGACGGCCCTGGACCTGCACCAGCACTACCTGGATACCCTGACGGAGCGGGCCCGCGCCCGGGGACTGGAGGACCGGATCCGCCCCGTGCAGGGGGACGTGGCGGCCCTGCCCTTTCCGGACCACAGCTTCGATCTGGTCTGGGGAGAGGGGATCGTCTTCGTCTTGGGGATGGAACGCGCCCTGGCGGAATGGCGCAGACTTCTGCGCCCGGGGGGGTGGCTCGCCCTGAGCGAGGCCTTCCTGGCGGAAGGCCCCCTGCCGGAGGAAGTGCGGACCTTCTGGGAGCGGGTCTACCCCCAGGCACTCTCCGCGGAGGAGAACGCGGCCCTGTTCCGGGCGGCGGGCTACCGCAACGTGGGGCATTTCGTCCAGCCCGACGGGGATTGGTGGGAACCCTACTACACCCCCCTGGGGAAACGCCTTCCTGCCCTGCGGGAGAAGTACCAGGAGGAGCCGGAGGCCCTGGGGGTGCTGGCGGGAATCCAGGAGGAGATCGACCTGCGCCGCCGGTGGCCCGAGACCTACGGCTACGTCTTCGTGACGGGACAGGTCTAG
- a CDS encoding aldo/keto reductase: MQYRTLGKTGLSVSVLGFGLMRLPVLDGDPTRIDRDTTERMLLRGLEGGINYLDTAYPYHSRSLGEGGRSEPFLGDFLHAHGLRDRVHLVTKLPPWMVRTREDMERLFDHQLRRLRTDHLDLYLLHAMTLDLWRHLESLGVIPFLEQRLGDGRIRHAGFSFHSSPAELSLLLDAWDRWEAVQVQYNYLDRNFQGAERALSLRERYGFGVAVMEPLKGGNLGDRMPDPIREIFRDAGLSGSPARAALRWLWDQEGVAVVLSGMSTPEQVEENLVAATEARSNCLSPKERGAYEAVREALSTRILAGCTSCGYCLPFCPVGVQIPMNLALLNDLYLVAGHKVPTMDRSLMKAYYGPFIRYDRLLPSERAEACVGCGACAAHCPQGLDLPGLLARAAEALRER; the protein is encoded by the coding sequence ATGCAGTATCGGACGCTCGGCAAAACGGGGCTTTCCGTGTCCGTCCTGGGGTTCGGCCTCATGAGGCTTCCCGTCCTGGACGGGGACCCGACCCGCATCGACAGGGACACGACGGAGCGCATGCTCCTTCGGGGCCTGGAGGGGGGGATCAACTACCTGGACACCGCCTACCCCTACCATTCCCGGAGCCTGGGGGAGGGGGGGCGCAGCGAGCCCTTCCTGGGGGACTTCCTCCACGCCCACGGCCTGCGGGACCGGGTGCATCTGGTCACCAAGCTGCCCCCGTGGATGGTGCGCACCCGGGAGGACATGGAGCGGCTCTTCGACCACCAGCTCCGGCGGCTGCGCACGGACCACCTGGACCTGTACCTGCTCCACGCCATGACCCTGGACCTGTGGCGGCACCTGGAGTCCCTGGGGGTGATCCCCTTCCTGGAGCAGCGCCTCGGGGACGGGCGCATCCGCCATGCGGGGTTCTCCTTCCACAGCTCCCCCGCGGAACTGTCCCTGCTCCTGGACGCCTGGGACCGATGGGAGGCGGTGCAGGTGCAGTACAACTACCTGGACCGGAACTTCCAGGGGGCGGAGAGGGCCCTGAGCCTGAGGGAGCGGTACGGCTTCGGCGTGGCGGTGATGGAGCCCCTCAAGGGGGGCAATCTGGGGGACCGCATGCCCGACCCCATCCGGGAGATCTTCCGGGATGCGGGGCTTTCCGGCAGCCCCGCCCGGGCCGCCCTGCGCTGGCTCTGGGACCAGGAGGGGGTGGCCGTGGTCTTGAGCGGCATGTCCACCCCGGAGCAGGTGGAAGAGAACCTGGTGGCGGCGACGGAGGCCCGGAGCAACTGCCTTTCCCCGAAGGAGAGGGGGGCCTACGAGGCGGTTCGGGAGGCCCTGAGCACCCGGATTCTGGCGGGGTGTACCTCCTGCGGCTACTGCCTGCCCTTCTGTCCTGTGGGAGTGCAGATCCCCATGAACCTGGCCCTGCTGAACGACCTGTACCTGGTGGCCGGGCACAAGGTTCCGACCATGGATCGAAGCCTCATGAAGGCCTACTACGGTCCCTTCATCCGTTACGATCGTCTGCTTCCTTCGGAGAGGGCGGAGGCCTGCGTGGGCTGCGGGGCCTGTGCCGCCCACTGTCCCCAGGGCCTGGACCTCCCGGGTCTGCTGGCCCGGGCGGCGGAGGCCCTGCGGGAGAGGTGA